CCGTTGGGAAGGACGAAGAGAATGGCAGGTCCAACCTCCTCTGGGCCGCTCAGAACCTCCTCGCCGGCGATGACAAGCTTGTCTTGCTGCACGTCCACCAGCCCGATCACAGAATCATGACCGGTAAAATTAAGCTCCAGACTCTCTGCACAAAGTAATGAAGATACACAATAAAATGTTTTCCTTCTCCACACTACGTACTTATATTGTTGTTGCTTCTGTCTTCAGTCACTTGCTCTATCTATCTGTCTGTCTATCTATATATTTatacatctatctatctatctatattttcttttagaaaaggaggatgacccccggcctctgcatattTTTTCTGTCTATACATGTATCTATCTATTTATCTATGCTGATCAAATTCTTGTGTTGCAGGATTTCGCACGGTCGATGCAAGCCAGCTCCAGGAGAAGGAGCTCAAGGCTTACCGGaaggatgaggatgaggagatgaacACACTTTTGAACCACTACCTCGACTTCTGCAAAGATTCTCTCAAGGTCTGCTCAGCTAAAAAACGGCCAATTCCATTCTCAAAATCATGATGCATGTATTTCATTCACTTCTTGTTGATTCAGAATAAAAAATGACTTTTTTTACAGATGCAAGCTGACCGCGAAGAATAGTACTGCGAATGGCATCGTCAAGCTCATCGAACAGAATCACATCACAAACCTTGTCATGGGAACATCCTCCTTCTCACCTGACGTCCAGACCAAGTACACCTTCGTAATGAGGTTTCATCGATAAACACACACACCGCGAACTGCGCTTGTTTCTATGCATTGATATACATAGGGCAAAGCACTGCGATAGTTGTGTAATTATATTAAAATTTCTTATTTCATGTACGTGAATTAATGTCTGCTATTGTAAACAAGCGGCGGTAAAACAGCTAGGCTTCACAACCAATTAATGGGTATTAAAACACTGCCCTTTTGTAAGTTGACACACAATCCAAAATTTGTCTCCCTTGTGTTATCAAATGACAATTAATCACAATACACTCCCAATAACAGAACATTATTTGTCGCTTTACTAATTatcaccctcccccccccccacccccactaTGTATAGTGTAAAGTACAAGTCAAATACTCCATTTAATAAcctgagttatgtatgttgattctatggatggttgtttt
The Triticum aestivum cultivar Chinese Spring unplaced genomic scaffold, IWGSC CS RefSeq v2.1 scaffold163524, whole genome shotgun sequence genome window above contains:
- the LOC123172656 gene encoding uncharacterized protein, with translation MYSYGASEAKQRKESYLAKIRHSRRPAPTSTSLDAGARDKEATAILEDDGGGGGLYLALVKGEVDGGRGRDGGGEGGGGGKLYVAVGKDEENGRSNLLWAAQNLLAGDDKLVLLHVHQPDHRIMTGFRTVDASQLQEKELKAYRKDEDEEMNTLLNHYLDFCKDSLKMQADREE